Proteins from a single region of Halorubrum sp. 2020YC2:
- a CDS encoding tRNA(Ile)(2)-agmatinylcytidine synthase, whose amino-acid sequence MPIVAVDDTDSRERGMCTTYVATRIAERLADAGGRVRRRLLVRLNPAVKHKTRGNAAVALHVSGVDAGGAEAVAVEAVEEFAAASDPRTSPGVVVAGLDAAGDPFDATGSPIPEAVAAFARRALRERLSVAEAVGLADEHGFRHAAVGPAGGADATEAVAGRGRIGALAAVGATAAFDDWTFERIAYRELDRCGTPREVGVESVFAAAEEGYPTVWDTVDRETGAAVCVPNAPGPILYGIRGDDADACRAVAAAVDGERVDRAATFLTNQGTDAHLAPGRIGDLRDGAGYRVVGVVASATETKRGGHVHVEVAGDRGAVGAGSGEAGSGEESDADRLRAVAFAPTGRFRDRVRALRPGDRVTLCGEHEVRDDADGPESTLKLEKFAVRDLVRTAPAVPACPECGRSMSSAGRDQGYRCRDCGTSAPGKIEEPIERDLEAGWYEVPPSARRHVAKPLVRGGFDAPTHPER is encoded by the coding sequence ATGCCGATCGTCGCCGTCGACGACACCGACTCCCGCGAGCGCGGGATGTGCACGACGTACGTGGCGACGCGGATCGCGGAGCGCCTCGCGGACGCCGGCGGCCGGGTTCGGCGGCGGCTGCTCGTCCGCCTGAATCCGGCGGTGAAACACAAGACGCGGGGGAACGCCGCGGTCGCGCTCCACGTCTCCGGCGTCGACGCGGGAGGGGCCGAGGCGGTCGCCGTCGAGGCGGTCGAAGAGTTCGCCGCCGCGTCGGACCCGCGGACCTCGCCGGGCGTCGTCGTCGCCGGTCTCGACGCCGCCGGCGACCCGTTCGACGCGACCGGGTCCCCGATCCCGGAGGCGGTCGCCGCGTTCGCGCGGCGCGCGCTCCGGGAGCGGCTCTCCGTCGCGGAGGCGGTCGGGTTGGCCGACGAACACGGGTTCCGACACGCCGCCGTCGGCCCGGCGGGCGGGGCAGACGCGACCGAGGCGGTGGCGGGACGCGGGCGGATCGGCGCGCTCGCGGCGGTCGGCGCGACGGCCGCGTTCGACGACTGGACCTTCGAGCGGATCGCCTACCGCGAACTCGACCGGTGCGGGACGCCCCGCGAGGTCGGCGTCGAGAGCGTTTTCGCCGCCGCAGAGGAGGGGTACCCGACGGTCTGGGACACCGTCGACCGCGAGACCGGCGCGGCCGTCTGCGTCCCCAACGCTCCCGGCCCGATCCTCTACGGGATCCGGGGCGACGACGCGGACGCGTGTCGGGCGGTCGCGGCCGCCGTCGACGGCGAGCGCGTCGACCGCGCCGCGACGTTCCTGACGAACCAGGGCACCGACGCCCACCTCGCGCCCGGGCGGATCGGGGACCTCCGCGACGGCGCCGGCTACCGCGTCGTCGGGGTGGTTGCGAGCGCGACGGAGACGAAGCGGGGGGGTCACGTCCACGTCGAGGTCGCGGGCGACCGCGGCGCGGTCGGGGCGGGTTCGGGCGAGGCGGGTTCGGGCGAGGAATCCGACGCCGACCGCCTCCGCGCCGTCGCGTTCGCGCCCACGGGTCGGTTTCGGGACCGCGTCCGGGCGCTCCGACCGGGCGACCGCGTCACGCTCTGCGGCGAACACGAGGTGCGGGACGACGCGGACGGGCCCGAAAGCACCCTGAAACTGGAGAAGTTCGCCGTCCGCGACCTCGTCCGGACCGCACCCGCGGTGCCGGCCTGTCCCGAGTGCGGCCGCTCGATGTCCTCTGCGGGGAGGGATCAGGGATACCGGTGTCGCGACTGCGGGACGAGCGCGCCGGGGAAGATCGAGGAACCGATCGAGCGCGACCTCGAGGCGGGGTGGTACGAGGTGCCGCCGAGCGCGCGTCGCCACGTCGCGAAGCCCCTCGTCCGCGGCGGGTTCGACGCGCCGACGCACCCGGAGCGGTGA
- a CDS encoding transcriptional regulator, whose protein sequence is MSRTALIENVTAMLEDAGFLVSDRCAVRPKSFDVAARRDEDLLLLKILGNVDALDAETGAEMRRLGEYLRGTPMVIGVRTRDEELKPGVVYFRHGVPVINPDTAYDLFVEGMPPLIYAAPGGLYVSLDGDLLADEREERGWSLGRLANELGVSRRTVSKYEDGMNASIEVAIQLEELFDQPFSSPVDVLDGADDVRDSDPTPSAPEADPDDEHVLHVLTSAGFTVHPTARAPFKAVSEDEDSPASRVLTGHSAFTAAAEKRARIMSSIGEVAQTRSVYFTEEDEKRESVDGTALVSCEELAAVTDPEEIRELIRDRARAPSEA, encoded by the coding sequence ATGTCCCGGACTGCGCTCATCGAGAACGTCACCGCGATGCTGGAGGACGCGGGCTTCCTCGTCAGCGACCGGTGTGCGGTCCGGCCCAAGAGCTTCGACGTGGCGGCCCGGCGCGACGAGGACCTCCTCCTGTTAAAGATCCTCGGCAACGTCGACGCGCTCGACGCAGAGACCGGCGCGGAGATGCGCCGGCTCGGGGAGTACCTCCGAGGGACGCCGATGGTGATCGGGGTCCGCACCCGCGACGAGGAGCTGAAACCCGGCGTCGTCTACTTCAGACACGGCGTGCCGGTGATCAACCCGGACACCGCCTACGACCTGTTCGTCGAGGGGATGCCCCCGCTCATCTACGCCGCCCCCGGCGGGCTGTACGTCAGCCTCGACGGCGACCTGCTGGCCGACGAGCGCGAGGAGCGCGGCTGGTCGCTCGGCCGGCTCGCGAACGAGCTGGGCGTCTCTCGCCGCACCGTCTCGAAGTACGAGGACGGGATGAACGCCTCCATCGAGGTGGCGATCCAGCTGGAGGAGCTGTTCGACCAGCCGTTCTCCAGCCCGGTCGACGTGCTCGACGGCGCGGACGACGTCCGCGACTCGGACCCGACGCCGTCGGCCCCGGAGGCCGACCCCGACGACGAGCACGTCCTCCACGTGCTCACGAGCGCCGGCTTCACCGTCCACCCGACCGCCCGCGCCCCGTTCAAGGCCGTCTCGGAGGACGAGGACAGCCCGGCGAGCCGCGTGCTCACCGGCCACTCGGCGTTCACCGCCGCGGCCGAGAAGCGCGCCCGGATCATGTCTTCCATCGGCGAAGTGGCGCAGACCCGCTCGGTGTACTTCACCGAGGAGGACGAGAAGCGCGAGTCCGTCGACGGCACCGCCCTCGTCTCCTGTGAGGAGCTCGCCGCGGTCACCGACCCCGAGGAGATCCGCGAGCTGATCCGCGACCGCGCCCGCGCCCCCTCGGAGGCCTGA
- a CDS encoding P-loop NTPase produces the protein MATVYAIASAKGGVGKTTTTAALATILADSGADVVAIDADLGMANLAGAVGVTPGETTLHDVLAGAAEPAAAVREGPAGLRVVPGATDLDAYAAADPSELRRVVGAFDGADYVFVDAGAGLSHDSTLPLAIADETLLVSTPERSALGDTEKTRQLTERLGGTVAGAAITRVTDDTDEVVTALLDATVLGRIPDDGAVARAAAANRPLLAVAPDAPATRAYRDLARALTGADVDGAGLDEPAADAAGGAGARGVETEAEGGGDDEESGDGRESGGDGGDGEDDEESEPETADDDAVIVDDGPGTAAGDAAGGDRSEAGGEEAVVERDDEEGTAEDDESDGGGTDGDEDIIVADPDPTGVAEPGDGDDIIVASEDEAGEKATDAGGDADGIVTGDDDTEVDDDTGVDRDEGTVDGVGSEVDGEGVDPGDEDGIEVDDGDTETEEDDTETEEDDTETEEEGTDSGEEGVDRDDDDPADDEGDAIPGADETAREAAAERDEEAEPTGREPADSSGATEDVDEELAGSIPFRDDDTGTMNTVLAEEDAEEGADGESRAGEESSDEDDDEDGGFFSRLLGR, from the coding sequence ATGGCAACGGTGTATGCGATCGCGTCGGCGAAGGGTGGCGTCGGGAAGACCACCACGACCGCCGCGCTGGCGACGATTCTGGCGGATTCGGGCGCCGACGTCGTCGCGATCGACGCCGACCTCGGGATGGCGAACCTCGCGGGCGCCGTCGGGGTGACGCCCGGCGAGACCACCCTCCACGACGTCCTCGCCGGCGCGGCGGAGCCGGCGGCGGCGGTCCGCGAGGGACCGGCCGGGCTCCGGGTCGTTCCGGGGGCGACCGACCTCGACGCGTACGCGGCCGCGGACCCGTCGGAGCTCCGCCGAGTCGTCGGGGCGTTCGACGGCGCCGACTACGTGTTCGTCGACGCGGGGGCGGGGCTGTCGCACGACTCCACGCTCCCGCTCGCGATAGCCGACGAGACGCTGCTCGTCTCGACCCCGGAGCGGAGCGCCCTCGGCGACACCGAGAAGACGCGACAGCTGACCGAGCGGCTCGGCGGCACGGTCGCCGGCGCCGCGATCACCCGCGTGACGGACGACACCGACGAGGTCGTCACGGCCCTGCTCGACGCCACGGTCCTCGGGCGGATCCCGGACGACGGGGCCGTGGCGCGGGCAGCGGCAGCGAACCGTCCCCTGCTGGCCGTCGCGCCCGACGCGCCGGCGACGCGGGCGTACCGCGACCTCGCCCGGGCGCTGACCGGCGCCGACGTCGACGGCGCGGGACTCGACGAACCCGCGGCCGACGCGGCCGGCGGCGCCGGAGCGCGCGGAGTCGAAACCGAGGCCGAAGGCGGGGGCGACGACGAGGAGAGCGGGGACGGCCGCGAGAGCGGCGGTGACGGGGGCGACGGCGAAGACGACGAGGAGAGCGAACCGGAGACGGCCGACGACGACGCGGTGATCGTCGACGACGGGCCGGGAACGGCTGCGGGCGACGCGGCCGGCGGCGACCGCTCGGAGGCGGGCGGAGAGGAGGCGGTCGTCGAACGCGACGACGAGGAGGGAACCGCCGAGGACGACGAGTCGGACGGCGGCGGGACCGACGGAGACGAGGACATCATCGTCGCGGACCCCGACCCGACCGGGGTCGCGGAGCCGGGCGACGGCGACGACATCATCGTCGCGAGCGAGGACGAGGCCGGCGAGAAAGCGACGGACGCCGGCGGCGACGCCGACGGCATCGTCACCGGCGACGACGATACCGAAGTCGACGACGATACCGGGGTCGACCGCGACGAGGGTACGGTCGACGGTGTCGGTAGCGAGGTCGACGGGGAAGGTGTCGACCCCGGCGACGAGGACGGTATCGAGGTCGACGATGGCGATACCGAGACCGAGGAGGACGATACCGAGACCGAGGAGGACGATACCGAGACCGAGGAGGAGGGTACCGATTCCGGCGAGGAGGGTGTCGACCGCGACGACGACGACCCGGCCGATGACGAGGGGGACGCGATCCCCGGCGCGGACGAGACGGCGCGCGAGGCGGCCGCCGAGCGCGACGAGGAGGCGGAGCCGACGGGCCGAGAGCCGGCCGATTCGAGCGGGGCCACGGAGGACGTCGACGAGGAACTGGCCGGCAGCATCCCGTTCCGCGACGACGACACCGGAACGATGAACACCGTACTGGCGGAGGAGGACGCCGAAGAGGGGGCGGACGGCGAGAGCCGGGCCGGCGAGGAGTCGTCGGACGAGGACGACGACGAGGACGGCGGGTTCTTCAGCCGACTGCTCGGTCGCTGA
- the ahaH gene encoding ATP synthase archaeal subunit H, with product MARPEVLNSIKQAEREADEIIAEAESDAEERLAEARERADKIRAEAEEEAESEAQERLETARAEIEERREEILESGRSDRDELEREARDRVESAVDYAVEQFEAAVHDQAEEAVDAQA from the coding sequence ATGGCGAGACCAGAGGTGCTCAACTCGATCAAGCAGGCCGAACGGGAGGCGGACGAGATCATCGCGGAGGCGGAGTCGGACGCCGAGGAGCGCCTCGCGGAGGCTCGGGAGCGCGCGGACAAGATCCGCGCGGAGGCCGAAGAGGAGGCGGAGTCCGAGGCCCAAGAGCGGCTCGAAACGGCCCGCGCGGAGATCGAGGAGCGGCGCGAGGAGATCCTCGAATCGGGGCGTTCCGACCGCGACGAGCTCGAACGCGAGGCCCGCGACCGTGTGGAATCGGCCGTCGACTACGCCGTCGAGCAGTTCGAGGCGGCGGTTCACGACCAGGCCGAGGAGGCGGTGGATGCTCAGGCCTGA
- a CDS encoding V-type ATPase 116kDa subunit family protein: MSRVSVTGSKRVIDDVIEAAYAHHSLHVTDYDERYEGFEPGTSLDGAETVNERLVTVRSLESILDVSEDDAEVARSLDDDELVSELERVRERVNELNDQRDELQDAIRDRQEEIDRMEPFAELGIDLEYLRGYDSVEVVVGEAKPAAVEAALGDADSIDAFDVFVGGDVVAIVARPTDSHAEGVVQDALVGVDIALLDVPEADASPDEYVAELEAEQADLRDELAGIETELESVKEEAAGFLLRAEEQLTIEAEKKEAPLSFATTENAFVAEGWVPTETYPDFEAAVVDAVGDRVEVEEHERASFTPDGDHHAEPVDEGGAGGAPTPSVTDDAEDATAEREAATDGGHAGHGTDDPPVVQSNGSAAGPFELLVQAFGRPKYSEFDPTLLVFLTFPAMFGFMIGDVGYGVLYAAIGVFMYTKFDGAFRELGSVAMWAGGFTILFGIYYGIDLFGYHAYQLLGIHWPVEGKGLSPADLDWGLSFLVVSVVFGIVHLNVGHVLSFVSTLQQHDVKHAVYEAGSWLLILNGAWIWIFSQVFPNAKPDFLFEAVSVLTFGAVSFSGFPVAVGWAGAVAALLGLVLLGIGEPPELAEFLSPVVNVISYARLMAVLLAKGGMALAVNLLAFGAYIDDGGDGSFHFIFSADYLDKVQNTADYELVFAGITTAFDPASIGAVGVVALVGGIVVAVVGHIVVLLLGVTSAGIQAVRLEYVEFFGNFYEGGGRAYLPFGRDRKYTRDD; encoded by the coding sequence ATGAGCCGGGTGTCGGTGACGGGCTCGAAGCGCGTCATCGACGACGTCATCGAGGCGGCGTACGCCCACCACTCCCTGCACGTCACCGACTACGACGAGCGATACGAGGGGTTCGAGCCGGGGACCTCGCTCGACGGCGCCGAAACCGTCAACGAGCGGCTCGTGACGGTCCGGTCGCTCGAGAGCATCCTCGACGTCAGCGAGGACGACGCCGAGGTCGCCCGGTCGCTGGACGACGACGAGCTCGTTTCCGAGCTTGAGCGCGTCCGCGAGCGGGTCAACGAGCTCAACGACCAGCGCGACGAGCTTCAGGACGCCATCCGCGACCGGCAGGAGGAGATCGACCGGATGGAGCCGTTCGCGGAGCTCGGGATCGACCTGGAGTACCTGCGCGGCTACGACTCGGTCGAGGTCGTCGTCGGCGAGGCCAAGCCCGCCGCCGTCGAGGCGGCGCTCGGAGACGCCGACTCGATCGACGCCTTCGACGTCTTCGTCGGGGGCGACGTGGTCGCCATCGTCGCGCGGCCGACCGACTCGCACGCGGAGGGAGTCGTTCAGGACGCGCTCGTCGGCGTCGACATCGCGCTGCTCGACGTGCCGGAGGCGGACGCGAGCCCCGACGAGTACGTCGCGGAGCTGGAAGCCGAGCAGGCCGACCTCCGCGACGAACTCGCCGGGATCGAGACCGAGCTGGAGTCGGTGAAAGAGGAGGCGGCCGGCTTCCTGCTTCGCGCCGAGGAACAGCTCACCATCGAGGCCGAGAAGAAGGAGGCGCCGCTCTCCTTTGCGACGACCGAGAACGCCTTCGTCGCGGAAGGGTGGGTGCCGACCGAGACCTACCCCGACTTCGAGGCGGCGGTCGTCGACGCGGTGGGCGACCGCGTCGAGGTCGAAGAGCACGAACGCGCCTCGTTCACTCCCGACGGCGACCACCACGCCGAGCCGGTCGACGAGGGAGGCGCGGGCGGCGCCCCCACGCCGAGCGTCACCGACGACGCCGAGGACGCGACCGCCGAGCGCGAGGCGGCCACCGACGGCGGCCACGCGGGGCACGGCACCGACGACCCGCCGGTCGTCCAGAGCAACGGTAGCGCGGCCGGCCCCTTCGAACTGCTCGTTCAGGCGTTCGGCCGACCGAAGTACTCCGAGTTCGACCCGACGCTCCTCGTCTTCCTCACGTTCCCGGCGATGTTCGGGTTCATGATCGGCGACGTGGGGTACGGCGTGCTGTACGCCGCCATCGGGGTCTTCATGTACACCAAGTTCGACGGCGCGTTCCGCGAGCTGGGTTCGGTCGCGATGTGGGCCGGCGGCTTCACGATACTGTTCGGCATCTACTACGGCATCGACCTGTTCGGCTACCACGCCTACCAGCTGCTCGGGATCCACTGGCCGGTCGAGGGGAAGGGCCTCTCGCCCGCCGACCTCGACTGGGGGCTGTCGTTCCTCGTCGTGAGCGTCGTGTTCGGGATCGTCCACCTCAACGTCGGCCACGTGCTCTCGTTCGTGAGCACGCTCCAGCAGCACGACGTGAAACACGCCGTCTACGAGGCCGGCTCGTGGCTGCTGATCCTCAACGGCGCGTGGATCTGGATCTTCAGTCAGGTGTTCCCCAACGCGAAGCCCGACTTCCTGTTCGAGGCGGTCTCGGTGCTGACGTTCGGCGCCGTCTCGTTCAGCGGGTTCCCGGTCGCGGTCGGCTGGGCCGGCGCGGTCGCCGCGCTGCTCGGGCTCGTCCTGCTCGGGATCGGTGAGCCGCCGGAGCTCGCGGAGTTCCTCTCGCCCGTCGTCAACGTCATCTCGTACGCTCGGCTGATGGCCGTCCTGCTCGCGAAGGGCGGGATGGCGCTGGCGGTCAACCTGCTCGCGTTCGGCGCGTACATCGACGACGGCGGCGACGGGAGCTTCCACTTCATCTTCAGCGCCGACTACCTCGACAAGGTGCAAAACACCGCGGACTACGAGCTCGTCTTCGCGGGGATCACTACGGCGTTCGACCCGGCCTCGATCGGCGCGGTCGGCGTCGTCGCGCTCGTGGGCGGCATCGTCGTGGCCGTCGTCGGCCACATCGTCGTCCTGCTGCTCGGCGTCACGTCCGCCGGCATTCAGGCGGTCCGCCTCGAGTACGTGGAGTTCTTCGGGAACTTCTACGAGGGCGGCGGTCGGGCGTACCTGCCGTTCGGCCGCGACCGGAAGTACACTCGCGACGACTGA
- a CDS encoding V-type ATP synthase subunit E has translation MSLETVVEDVRDEARARAEEIREQAEAEADEIVADAEADAERIREERLAEAESQIDQEREQTLSSAKLEAKQERLGARRDVLEDVRDDVEAAIAALDGDDRRELTEALLDASLAEFDDEDVAVYTRAEDIELLEALVADRNAEVDGEVDCLGGVVAESDTSRVRVNNTFDSVLESVWDDELKNISQRLFDQ, from the coding sequence ATGAGTTTGGAAACCGTCGTTGAGGACGTTCGAGACGAAGCCCGCGCGCGTGCGGAGGAGATCCGCGAACAGGCCGAGGCCGAGGCGGACGAGATCGTCGCCGACGCGGAGGCCGACGCGGAGCGCATCCGCGAGGAGCGGCTCGCTGAAGCCGAGAGCCAGATCGACCAGGAGCGCGAACAGACGCTCTCGTCGGCGAAGCTCGAGGCCAAACAGGAGCGGCTCGGCGCTCGCCGCGACGTCTTAGAGGACGTCCGCGACGACGTCGAGGCGGCGATAGCGGCCCTCGACGGCGACGACCGCCGCGAGCTCACCGAGGCGCTACTCGACGCGAGCCTCGCGGAGTTCGACGACGAGGACGTCGCCGTCTACACCCGTGCCGAGGACATCGAGCTGCTCGAAGCGCTCGTCGCGGACCGCAACGCCGAAGTCGACGGCGAGGTCGACTGCCTCGGCGGCGTCGTCGCGGAGAGCGACACCTCCCGCGTTCGCGTGAACAACACGTTCGACTCGGTCCTGGAGTCCGTCTGGGACGACGAGTTGAAAAACATCTCGCAGCGGCTGTTCGACCAATGA
- a CDS encoding V-type ATP synthase subunit C, with product MSAAGSPNPEYVVARVRARRGNLFGDEEYRKLTRMGPAEIARFMEESSYGEEINALGSRHGGVDLIEYALNRNLAEQFDAILDWSEGSLYDLIARYLRKFDAWNVKTVIRGVYTDAEQSAVEVDLIRAGEFDDRRIRRLLEADSIDGVIEVLEDTIYGDPLREAYAEYEETGVLVPLENAVDRAFYERLLSGLGGDEPTRQYEAFLVAEVDFRNATNALRLARSGADIDPAAYFIEGGDLFTRSSLARLAQNLDELVEYIGDSQYGDELGPALRELEEADSLIAFEHAIDGALLAYGDRLGTIHPVSVTPVISYILAKERETENIRAIARGKEAGLSPDEIESELVIT from the coding sequence ATGAGCGCCGCCGGCAGCCCGAACCCGGAGTACGTCGTCGCGCGGGTTCGCGCCCGCCGCGGTAACCTCTTCGGGGACGAGGAGTACCGTAAGCTCACCCGGATGGGACCGGCGGAGATCGCCCGGTTCATGGAGGAGTCGAGCTACGGCGAGGAGATCAACGCCTTGGGGAGCCGCCACGGCGGCGTGGACCTGATCGAGTACGCGTTGAACCGGAACCTCGCGGAGCAGTTCGACGCGATCCTCGACTGGAGCGAGGGGTCGCTGTACGACCTGATCGCCCGGTACCTCCGGAAGTTCGACGCGTGGAACGTGAAGACGGTCATCCGCGGCGTCTACACCGACGCGGAGCAGTCGGCCGTCGAGGTCGACCTGATCCGCGCCGGCGAGTTCGACGACCGCCGGATCCGCCGCCTGCTGGAGGCGGACTCGATCGACGGCGTGATCGAGGTCCTTGAGGACACGATCTACGGGGACCCGCTGCGCGAGGCGTACGCCGAGTACGAGGAGACGGGCGTGCTGGTGCCGCTGGAGAACGCGGTCGACCGCGCGTTCTACGAGCGGCTCCTCTCCGGGCTGGGCGGCGACGAGCCGACCCGGCAGTACGAGGCGTTCCTCGTGGCGGAGGTCGACTTCCGGAACGCGACGAACGCGCTCCGGCTCGCCCGCTCGGGCGCTGACATCGACCCCGCCGCGTACTTCATCGAGGGCGGCGACCTGTTCACCCGGTCGTCGCTCGCGCGGCTGGCGCAGAACCTCGACGAGTTGGTCGAGTACATCGGAGACAGCCAGTACGGCGACGAGCTCGGACCGGCGCTGCGCGAGCTCGAGGAGGCGGACAGCCTCATCGCGTTCGAACACGCGATCGACGGCGCGCTGTTGGCCTACGGCGACCGGCTCGGCACGATCCACCCCGTGTCGGTCACCCCGGTGATCTCGTACATCCTCGCGAAGGAGCGCGAGACGGAGAACATCCGGGCGATCGCCCGCGGGAAGGAGGCCGGCCTCTCGCCCGACGAGATCGAATCGGAGCTGGTGATAACATGA
- a CDS encoding V-type ATP synthase subunit F: protein MSQEIAVVGSPEFTTGFRLAGVRAFENVPDDEKDEKLDDAVERTLDDEGVGIIVMYDDDLDHLSRGTREAVEGSIEPVLVTLGGSGAGSGGLRDQIKRAIGIDLMEEDD from the coding sequence ATGAGCCAGGAGATAGCGGTCGTCGGCAGCCCGGAGTTCACGACCGGATTCCGCCTCGCCGGCGTTCGGGCGTTCGAGAACGTGCCGGACGACGAGAAAGACGAGAAGCTCGACGACGCCGTCGAGCGGACGCTCGACGACGAGGGCGTCGGCATCATCGTGATGTACGACGACGACCTCGACCACCTTTCGCGGGGGACCCGCGAGGCGGTCGAGGGGAGCATCGAGCCGGTTCTCGTGACGCTGGGCGGCTCCGGTGCCGGCAGCGGCGGGCTGCGCGACCAGATCAAACGCGCCATCGGCATCGACCTGATGGAGGAAGACGACTAA
- a CDS encoding ATP synthase subunit A, with product MSKADTTDAETDNGVIQSVSGPVVTARDLNARMNDVVYVGDEGLMGEVIEIEGDLTTVQVYEETSGVGPGEPVENTGEPLSVDLGPGMLDAIYDGVQRPLDVLEGKMGSPYLDRGVDAPGIDLEEEWEFEPAVEAGDVVEPGDIVGVVEETVTIDHKVMVPPDYEGGEVVAAEAGSFDVTETVVELDNGEEVSMHQEWPVREARPANDKKTPRTPLVSGQRILDGLFPIAKGGTAAIPGPFGSGKTVTQHQLAKYADADIIVYVGCGERGNEMTEVIEDFPELEDPANGNPLMARTSLIANTSNMPVAARESCIYTGITIAEYYRDMGYDVALMADSTSRWAEAMREISSRLEEMPGEEGYPAYLAARLAQFYERAGYFENINGTEGSVSAIGAVSPPGGDFSEPVTQNTLRIVKTFWALDADLAERRHFPSINWNESYSLYKDQLDPWFEDEVADDWAERRQWAVDVLDEETELQEIVQLVGKDALPDDQQLTLEVARYLREAYLQQNAFHPVDTFCPPEKTYLMLTTIQKFNDEAFDALDAGVPVEEIVDIESAPRINRIGVQEDYEEYVEDLKAEITEELRSLY from the coding sequence ATGAGCAAAGCAGACACAACCGACGCCGAGACAGACAACGGCGTCATTCAGAGCGTGAGCGGTCCGGTCGTGACCGCCCGCGATCTCAACGCCCGCATGAACGACGTCGTCTACGTCGGCGACGAAGGGCTCATGGGCGAAGTGATCGAGATCGAGGGCGACCTCACGACCGTTCAGGTGTACGAGGAGACCTCCGGCGTCGGCCCCGGCGAACCCGTCGAGAACACGGGCGAGCCGCTGTCGGTCGACCTCGGCCCGGGGATGCTGGACGCCATCTACGACGGCGTTCAGCGTCCCCTGGACGTGCTGGAGGGCAAGATGGGCAGTCCGTACCTCGACCGCGGGGTCGACGCGCCCGGTATCGACCTCGAAGAGGAGTGGGAGTTCGAGCCGGCGGTCGAGGCGGGCGACGTCGTCGAGCCCGGCGACATCGTCGGCGTCGTCGAGGAGACGGTCACCATCGACCACAAGGTCATGGTGCCGCCGGACTACGAGGGCGGCGAGGTCGTCGCCGCCGAGGCCGGCAGCTTCGACGTCACGGAGACGGTCGTCGAACTCGACAACGGCGAGGAGGTCTCGATGCACCAGGAGTGGCCGGTGCGCGAGGCCCGCCCCGCCAACGACAAGAAGACGCCGCGGACGCCGCTGGTGTCCGGGCAGCGCATCCTCGACGGCCTGTTCCCCATCGCGAAGGGGGGGACGGCCGCGATCCCCGGGCCGTTCGGCTCCGGGAAGACGGTCACCCAGCACCAGCTCGCGAAGTACGCCGACGCGGACATCATCGTCTACGTCGGCTGCGGCGAGCGCGGCAACGAGATGACCGAGGTCATCGAGGACTTCCCCGAGCTTGAGGACCCGGCCAACGGCAACCCGCTGATGGCCCGCACCTCGCTCATCGCGAACACCTCGAACATGCCCGTCGCGGCGCGCGAGTCCTGTATCTACACGGGGATCACGATCGCCGAGTACTACCGCGACATGGGGTACGACGTGGCGCTGATGGCCGACTCCACCTCGCGGTGGGCGGAGGCGATGCGCGAGATCTCCTCCCGGCTAGAGGAGATGCCCGGCGAGGAGGGGTACCCCGCGTACCTCGCCGCGCGTCTGGCGCAGTTCTACGAGCGCGCCGGCTACTTCGAGAACATCAACGGGACCGAGGGTTCGGTCTCCGCGATCGGCGCGGTGTCGCCGCCCGGCGGCGACTTCTCCGAGCCGGTCACCCAGAACACGCTGCGGATCGTGAAGACGTTCTGGGCGCTCGACGCGGACCTGGCGGAGCGCCGCCACTTCCCGTCGATCAACTGGAACGAGTCCTACTCGCTGTACAAAGATCAGCTCGACCCCTGGTTCGAGGACGAAGTGGCCGACGACTGGGCCGAGCGGCGCCAGTGGGCGGTCGACGTGCTCGACGAGGAGACGGAGCTGCAGGAGATCGTCCAGCTCGTCGGGAAGGACGCCCTGCCCGACGACCAGCAGCTCACCTTAGAGGTCGCGCGCTACCTGCGCGAGGCGTACCTCCAGCAGAACGCGTTCCATCCGGTCGACACGTTCTGTCCGCCGGAGAAGACGTACCTCATGCTGACGACGATCCAGAAGTTCAACGACGAGGCGTTCGACGCGCTCGACGCCGGCGTCCCGGTCGAGGAGATCGTCGACATCGAGTCGGCCCCGCGGATTAACCGTATCGGCGTCCAAGAGGACTACGAGGAGTACGTCGAGGATCTCAAAGCGGAGATCACCGAGGAGCTCCGGAGCCTCTACTGA